The genomic window CGATCAAGTACGCCGAGACGGCCCGTGCGCTGGGCGTCGAGCCCGGTGACCGGGTGCCGCTGGCCGAGGCCCGCGAGACCGTGCTGAAGCTGCGGGCCGGGAAGGGCATGGTCCTCGACCCCGAGGACCACGACACCTGGTCCGCCGGGTCGTTCTTCACCAACCCGATCCTCACGGACGAGGAGTTCGCCGCGTTCCACGCCCGCGTGCGCGAGCGCCTCGGGGACGACGTCACCCCGCCCGCGTACGCCGCGGGCGACGGCCACACCAAGACCTCCGCGGCCTGGCTGATCGACAAGGCGGGCTTCACCAAGGGATACGGCACCGGCCCCGCCCGGATCTCCACCAAGCACACCCTGGCCCTCACCAACCGGGGCGCGGCCACCACCGAGGACCTGCTCACGCTGGCCCGCGAGGTCGTGACCGGAGTCCGGGACGCCTTCGGGATCACCCTGGTCAACGAGCCGGTGACGGTCGGCGTCAGCCTCTAGAGCGCCCTAGCCGGCCGGCCGGGCGAGCCAGTCGTCCACCCCGGACAGCAGCTTCGCCCGCTCCTGCTCCGGCGCCGCCGACGCCCGGATCGACTGCCGGGCCAGCTCCGCCAGCTCCTCGTCCGTGAAGGCGTGGTCGTGACGGGCGATCTCGTACTGGGCCGCCAGGCGGGAGCCGAACAGCAGCGGGTCGTCGGCGCCCAGCGCCATGGGGACACCGGCGGCGAAGAGGGTGCGCAGCGGGACGTCCTGAGGTTTCTCGTAGACACCGAGCGCCACATTCGAGGCCGGGCAGACCTCGCACGTCACCCCCCGGTCCGCGAGCCGCTTCAGCAGGCGCGGGTCCTCCGCCGCGCGCACCCCGTGCCCGATCCGTGAGGCGTGCAGGTCATCCAGGCAGTCGCGCACGGACGACGGGCCGGTCAGCTCACCGCCGTGCGGCGCCGACAGCAGGCCCCCCTCACGCGCGATCGCGAAGGCCCGGTCGAAGTCCCTCGCCATGCCCCGGCGTTCGTCGTTGGACAACCCGAAGCCGACCACGCCCCGGTCCGCGTACCGCACCGCCAGCCGGGCCAGCGTGCGCGCGTCCAGCGGGTGCTTCATCCGGTTCGCGGCCACCAGCACCCGCATCCCGAGCCCGGTCTCCCGCACGGTCGTGTCGACCGCGTCCAGGATGATCTCCAGCGCCGGGATAAGTCCGCCCAGCAGGGGGGCGTACGACGTCGGGTCCACCTGGATCTCCAGCCAGCCCGAGCCGTCCTTCACATCCTCCTCCGCGGCCTCCCGCACCAGCCGCTGGATGTCCTCGGGCTCCCGCAGGCACGAGCGCGCCGCGTCGTACAGCCGCTGGAACCGGAACCACCCTCGCTCGTCCGTCGCCCGCAGCTTCGGCGGTTCCCCGCTGGTCAGCGCCTCCGTCAGCGCTTCGGGCAGCCGCACCCCGTACTTGTCGGCCAGCTCCAGCACGGTCGTGGGCCGCATCGACCCGGTGAAGTGCAGATGCAGATGGGCCTTGGGCAGTTCAGCGAGATCACGTACACGCTCCATTGAAGGATCCTGCCGTACGTCTCCGCCGTACCGAAAGCGGAATCCCCGAACGTGGTCTTGCTCGCACGCGTGAATGAGGCGAGGCACCTCCGAAAATTCGGAGGTGCCTCGCCCTGGTGCGGCCGCTCAGGACCTCAGTCCGTCGCCTCCGCCAGCAGCTTCTGGACGCGGGAGACGCCCTCGACGAGATCCTCGTCACCCAGGGCGTACGACAGACGCAGATAGCCGGGGGTGCCGAACGCCTCGCCGGGTACGACCGCGACCTCGACCTCCTCCAGGATCAGCGCGGCCAGCTCGACCGTGTTCTGCGGGCGCTTGCCGCGGATCTCCTTGCCGAGCAGGTCCTTCACCGACGGGTAGGCGTAGAACGCGCCCTCGGGCTCCGGGCAGAGGACGCCGTCGATCTCGTTGAGCATCCGCACGATCGTCTTGCGGCGGCGGTCGAAGGCCTCGCGCATCTCGGCGACGGCCGTCAGATCGCCGGAGACGGCGGCGAGGGCGGCCACCTGAGCGACGTTGGAGACGTTCGACGTGGCGTGCGACTGGAGGTTCGTCGCGGCCTTGACGACGTCCTTCGGGCCGATGACCCAGCCCACGCGCCAGCCCGTCATCGCGTACGTCTTGGCGACACCGTTGACCACGATGGTCTTGTCGGCCAGCTCGGGCACGACCACCGGCAGCGAGTGGAACTCCGCGTCGCCGTAGACCAGGTGCTCGTAGATCTCGTCGGTCAGGACCCACAGGCCCTTCTCGGCGGCCCAGCGGCCGATCTCCTCGATCTGCGCGCGCGTGTAGACCGCGCCGGTCGGGTTCGAGGGGGAGACGAAGAGCAGCACCTTGGTGTTCTCCGTGCGGGCCGCCTCCAGCTGGTCGACGGAGACCCGGTAACCGGTGGTCTCGTCGGCGACGACCTCGACCGGGACACCGCCGGCCAGGCGGATCGACTCCGGGTACGTCGTCCAGTACGGCGCCGGGACGATGACCTCGTCACCCGGGTCGAGGATCGCGGCGAACGCCTCGTAGATGGCCTGCTTGCCGCCGTTGGTGACCAGGACCTGCGACGGGTCGACCTCGTAGCCGGAGTCGCGCAGGGTCTTCGCGGCGATCGCGGCCTTCAGCTCGGGCAGGCCGCCGGCCGGCGTGTAGCGGTGGTACTTCGGGTTCTTGCAGGCCTCGACGGCGGCCTCGACGATGTAGTCCGGGGTCGGGAAGTCGGGCTCACCGGCGCCGAAGCCGATCACCGGCCGCCCGGCGGCCTTCAGGGCCTTGGCCTTGGCATCCACGGCGAGGGTGGCGGACTCGGAGATCGCGCCGATGCGCGCGGAGACCCGGCGCTCGGTGGGAGGGGTTGCAGCGCTCATGGACCCCATCGTTTCAGACAGGAAACGTGCCGGGCACGCGGGTTTCACAGACTGAACAGCGACGGAACAACCGTCCGTATCCGGGTCCGGGAACGGTCGATCTTCGACGAGCAACGCCCCTACGGACGCTTTCTGTTCGACGACAGGCCTCGGACCACGTATGCTCTCTCCTCGTTGGCCTTCACCGGCCGCGCCCACCAGGTGCACACCGAGCACTCGGTCGGATGCGGTACGTTGGGGGAGAACCTCAAAGGGTCGTAGCTCAATTGGTAGAGCACTGGTCTCCAAAACCAGCGGTTGGGGGTTCAAGTCCCTCCGGCCCTGCTACACACTCCTCACGCCAGGATGTGTGCGCATGTACGTACAGCAATGTTCCGCCGTGCGGCTCAGACCGGGCGCGGCACGGCCACGACCCGGACCGGAATCAGGTGAGGATGAATGACGGACGCCGTGGGCTCCATCGACACGCCTGATGCCCAGGACGAGGTGCCCGAGGACAAGAAGAAGACCCGCAAGGGCGGCAAGCGCGCCAAGAAGGGCCCGCTGAAGCGCCTCGCGATCTTCTACCGCCAAATCGTCGCGGAGCTGCGTAAGGTCGTCTGGCCGACCCGCTCCCAGCTGACGACATACACCACGGTGGTCATCGTCTTCGTTGTCATCATGATCGGTCTTGTTACTGTGATTGACTTCGGACTCGACAAGGCCGCCAAGTACGTCTTCGGCTGAGCCGA from Streptomyces sp. DSM 40750 includes these protein-coding regions:
- a CDS encoding adenosine deaminase is translated as MERVRDLAELPKAHLHLHFTGSMRPTTVLELADKYGVRLPEALTEALTSGEPPKLRATDERGWFRFQRLYDAARSCLREPEDIQRLVREAAEEDVKDGSGWLEIQVDPTSYAPLLGGLIPALEIILDAVDTTVRETGLGMRVLVAANRMKHPLDARTLARLAVRYADRGVVGFGLSNDERRGMARDFDRAFAIAREGGLLSAPHGGELTGPSSVRDCLDDLHASRIGHGVRAAEDPRLLKRLADRGVTCEVCPASNVALGVYEKPQDVPLRTLFAAGVPMALGADDPLLFGSRLAAQYEIARHDHAFTDEELAELARQSIRASAAPEQERAKLLSGVDDWLARPAG
- a CDS encoding pyridoxal phosphate-dependent aminotransferase, yielding MSAATPPTERRVSARIGAISESATLAVDAKAKALKAAGRPVIGFGAGEPDFPTPDYIVEAAVEACKNPKYHRYTPAGGLPELKAAIAAKTLRDSGYEVDPSQVLVTNGGKQAIYEAFAAILDPGDEVIVPAPYWTTYPESIRLAGGVPVEVVADETTGYRVSVDQLEAARTENTKVLLFVSPSNPTGAVYTRAQIEEIGRWAAEKGLWVLTDEIYEHLVYGDAEFHSLPVVVPELADKTIVVNGVAKTYAMTGWRVGWVIGPKDVVKAATNLQSHATSNVSNVAQVAALAAVSGDLTAVAEMREAFDRRRKTIVRMLNEIDGVLCPEPEGAFYAYPSVKDLLGKEIRGKRPQNTVELAALILEEVEVAVVPGEAFGTPGYLRLSYALGDEDLVEGVSRVQKLLAEATD
- the secE gene encoding preprotein translocase subunit SecE is translated as MTDAVGSIDTPDAQDEVPEDKKKTRKGGKRAKKGPLKRLAIFYRQIVAELRKVVWPTRSQLTTYTTVVIVFVVIMIGLVTVIDFGLDKAAKYVFG